In Clostridium sp. DL-VIII, the following proteins share a genomic window:
- a CDS encoding HMA2 domain-containing protein translates to MNIKKLSSIPGRIRLYIEGLKGNLSAVINIKNLLKSIPSIDSIHINIKTGNILLTYDSYCIDEDLICNVISSSHIKINNLNSITYTENKLNIFSKELFSGTKSLSHRLLAISISAASFLLFTAEPIYTLCSLIFGIPAILYINSYVSLKYILENAALNDIHIKEANSIERIRNINYILIHPQIVFNDCYLKNPKLMDHPEIDGFIYAKKVTDPINIEARSLIKNLRYIGINNIAILEDDQNKKLILYANKTLGLYNIKEDAKHNNLIITQENVFPNINDIDRSLILGILHGLKSSNKDINITCHELSKIPWIIQDCRISQEYLVRSQAVAISINILGIFFALIKHINLSGTILLYFLNTFGNLFYIRHKTLMHTKKQY, encoded by the coding sequence ATGAATATAAAAAAGTTATCGTCAATTCCAGGAAGAATACGTTTATATATAGAGGGGCTTAAAGGAAATTTAAGTGCAGTTATAAATATAAAAAATCTTCTAAAATCAATTCCTAGTATAGATTCAATTCATATTAATATAAAAACCGGAAATATATTGTTAACTTATGATTCATATTGTATTGATGAAGATTTGATATGCAATGTCATATCTTCATCACATATTAAAATAAATAATTTAAATAGTATAACTTATACTGAAAATAAATTAAATATTTTTTCCAAGGAATTATTTTCAGGTACAAAATCTCTATCTCACAGGCTTTTAGCCATATCAATATCTGCAGCTTCTTTTTTACTTTTTACGGCTGAACCTATTTATACTCTTTGTTCTCTTATTTTTGGGATTCCTGCAATATTATATATTAATTCATATGTTTCACTTAAGTACATATTAGAAAATGCTGCTTTAAATGATATTCATATTAAAGAAGCTAATTCTATAGAGCGTATTAGAAACATCAATTATATTTTAATACATCCCCAAATAGTATTTAATGATTGTTACTTAAAAAATCCAAAATTAATGGACCATCCTGAAATAGACGGTTTTATATATGCAAAAAAAGTAACTGATCCAATTAACATAGAAGCTAGAAGTTTAATAAAAAACCTGAGATATATTGGAATTAATAATATAGCTATTCTTGAAGATGATCAAAATAAGAAATTAATATTATATGCAAATAAAACACTTGGACTTTATAATATTAAAGAAGATGCTAAGCACAATAATTTAATAATTACTCAAGAAAACGTTTTCCCAAACATTAATGATATAGATAGAAGCCTTATATTAGGTATACTTCATGGCCTCAAATCTTCCAATAAAGATATTAACATAACTTGCCACGAATTATCTAAGATTCCATGGATAATTCAAGACTGTAGAATCAGCCAAGAATACTTAGTAAGATCTCAAGCTGTTGCTATAAGCATAAATATATTGGGCATCTTTTTTGCTTTAATCAAACATATAAATTTAAGTGGAACTATTCTCTTATATTTTCTAAATACATTTGGAAATTTATTTTATATTAGACATAAAACATTAATGCACACTAAAAAACAATATTAA
- a CDS encoding DUF445 domain-containing protein: MKIKTNQKASISLVIMFAGFLLTLFSSDNIIIMMILRSGFEAGLVGGIADWFAVTALFRYPFGIQIPHTALLPKNRQKITTALVSIVENNLLNKASIINKVQELNVVRRVLNICKNNMYSKEVKSKINYIIKSTIDYISIDKLSLYLLDLIGGYLNKLDSRKLLETGVKIFLQNNYEEKILDALIKKCTELVQKEEIKKEAGDIVFSTVKKLGSSKIKQYMLNTVIDIVGKDKIGSIVQNLIISALNDLKKSDSLNRKMILELMENNIKSISSDEIIIQKIDEFKSSVPDNVKLNDFIVESLNGLKSRILIYINDDNYIEKIMLPSIDKVIEKALSNVELIDKLEEYIQGQASEYINNNHEKIGKLVKENIEKIDTKTLIELIEYKVGDDLQWIRVNGAICGFFIGLILGIIRVVFR, translated from the coding sequence ATGAAAATAAAAACTAATCAAAAGGCTTCAATATCATTAGTTATTATGTTTGCAGGTTTTCTCCTTACGCTATTTTCATCAGATAATATAATTATAATGATGATACTTAGAAGTGGATTTGAAGCAGGCCTAGTAGGTGGGATTGCAGATTGGTTTGCAGTAACAGCACTTTTTCGCTATCCTTTTGGTATCCAAATTCCTCATACTGCATTACTGCCAAAGAATCGTCAAAAAATAACTACAGCCTTGGTTTCAATTGTAGAGAACAATTTATTGAATAAGGCCAGCATTATTAATAAGGTTCAGGAGTTGAATGTTGTAAGAAGGGTTTTAAATATATGTAAAAATAATATGTATTCTAAAGAAGTAAAATCAAAGATTAACTACATTATAAAAAGCACCATAGATTATATTTCTATAGATAAACTTTCATTATACTTACTCGATTTAATAGGAGGTTATCTAAATAAGTTAGACTCTAGAAAACTTCTGGAGACAGGAGTTAAAATATTTTTACAGAATAATTATGAAGAAAAAATTCTAGATGCTTTGATTAAGAAATGCACGGAATTAGTACAGAAAGAGGAAATAAAAAAGGAAGCAGGGGATATAGTATTTAGTACTGTAAAAAAATTAGGATCAAGTAAGATAAAACAATACATGCTAAATACAGTAATAGATATTGTAGGAAAGGATAAAATAGGCAGCATAGTTCAAAATTTAATTATTTCTGCGCTTAATGACTTAAAGAAGTCAGATAGTTTAAACAGAAAAATGATTCTTGAACTAATGGAGAACAATATAAAGAGTATTAGCAGCGATGAAATAATTATACAAAAGATAGATGAGTTTAAAAGCAGCGTGCCTGATAATGTTAAGTTAAATGATTTTATAGTAGAAAGCTTAAATGGATTAAAAAGTAGAATTTTAATATATATTAATGATGATAATTATATAGAAAAAATAATGCTGCCATCAATAGATAAGGTAATAGAAAAAGCTTTATCAAATGTTGAATTAATAGATAAATTAGAGGAGTATATACAGGGGCAGGCATCAGAATATATTAATAATAATCACGAGAAAATAGGAAAGCTTGTAAAAGAAAACATTGAAAAGATAGACACTAAGACATTAATAGAATTAATAGAATATAAGGTTGGAGATGACTTGCAGTGGATAAGAGTAAATGGAGCAATTTGCGGATTTTTTATTGGTTTGATATTAGGAATAATCAGAGTAGTATTTAGGTAA
- a CDS encoding HAD-IC family P-type ATPase, producing MSLAYKITNNEILYKRVRVYIQYIYRDAEKALDIERLANNIIGVKYCKANAFTGSLLIVYDDKLINEQFVKKQIYRLISTRIKNSEPIDIEAASLKHRKAINFENVEKNLKTHEAKGTLNKVSRSPSSKDYHAIKVSDIEKELGTNFANGLLKAQVDSKIREIGLNVISEAKKKSLIRRVFENINEFSTKLLVGVGTLSFILGQIADAVAILGLTAIETILSTLQQHKAEKSLYSLKEMMVRNATVIRNGKRYIIDAKYVVPGDVIIIEAGEKVPADARIIECYDLKASEAVLTGESAAVCKSSDICNKDEELANRYNMIYMGTNILSGRGTAVVVATGLNTEMGKIAFMLQNIKNESAPIEKKIKKFTNKITKLAFVICMGVSALGAFRGLSLVQVFIFGVSFAIGAIPESLPAVVTAAMSVSVQKMASKNAIVRKLQAVESLGAADIICCDKTGTLTVNEMTVKEIHVDNNIYEVIGSGYKPKGDIILKSGEINKKESLDKIITAGVLCNNSNISNCDGKWQVHGDPTEGALLIAASKNNMAVDEIINKYKRVEEIPFDSSTRYMTVLVEDKEEREAYCKGSVSKVLDKCTRIYENGSERLITSNDKENLQQIADEMGSKALRVLAFAYKKILKDSKNIDNNFVFLGLVGMEDPPREEVKECIRKCEGAGIKVVMITGDNKNTAAAIGRKIGLLTDGIVMSGTELNDMSDDELASIINKIQVFARTSPEQKYKIVKAFKKAGKVVAMTGDGVNDAPAIKEADIGIAMGKNGSDVARDTADIILTDDNFSTIVAAIEEGRTVNMNIRNSMRYLFTGCLGEIIAILSASVLGGIPMLLSLQILWIDVVSESILGAALTFEKPAKDIMENPPISNDYEIIDKKLKKNILKTGAIVGLATFGVFKGALLFGASLQKARTLAFTNLVISQMFTVYDCRNDKSRKNKYMNISTIACLIMLGGILYIPNMSSFFSTVSLNMKDILLISGTTTLSKI from the coding sequence ATGTCTTTAGCTTATAAAATAACTAACAATGAAATACTATATAAAAGAGTAAGGGTGTATATACAATATATTTATAGAGATGCAGAAAAAGCTTTAGATATAGAAAGATTAGCTAATAATATAATTGGAGTTAAGTATTGTAAGGCAAATGCATTTACAGGAAGTTTATTAATTGTTTACGACGATAAACTAATAAATGAGCAATTTGTAAAAAAACAAATATATAGATTAATTTCCACAAGAATAAAAAACAGTGAACCCATAGATATAGAAGCAGCATCTTTAAAACATAGAAAAGCTATAAATTTTGAAAATGTAGAAAAAAACCTAAAAACACATGAAGCAAAAGGAACTCTTAACAAAGTTTCAAGATCACCAAGCAGTAAAGATTATCACGCAATCAAAGTATCTGATATTGAAAAAGAGCTTGGCACTAATTTTGCAAATGGTCTTTTAAAAGCCCAGGTAGATAGTAAAATAAGAGAAATAGGATTAAATGTTATATCAGAAGCGAAAAAAAAATCACTAATTAGGAGAGTTTTTGAAAACATTAATGAATTTTCTACTAAATTACTAGTTGGTGTAGGAACATTATCATTTATATTAGGTCAGATTGCAGATGCAGTAGCTATCTTGGGACTTACAGCTATTGAGACTATACTAAGCACATTACAGCAGCATAAAGCGGAAAAATCTTTATATTCTCTTAAAGAAATGATGGTGCGCAATGCAACAGTAATACGTAATGGAAAAAGGTATATTATAGATGCAAAGTATGTTGTTCCGGGAGACGTAATTATTATTGAAGCAGGAGAAAAAGTACCGGCAGATGCTAGAATAATAGAATGTTATGACCTGAAGGCTTCAGAAGCAGTTCTTACAGGTGAGAGTGCAGCAGTTTGTAAAAGCAGTGATATATGTAATAAGGATGAAGAATTAGCTAATAGATATAATATGATTTACATGGGGACTAATATACTATCTGGTCGAGGCACAGCTGTTGTCGTTGCTACAGGATTAAATACTGAAATGGGAAAAATTGCATTTATGCTTCAGAATATAAAAAATGAATCTGCTCCTATTGAGAAGAAAATAAAGAAATTTACTAACAAAATTACTAAATTAGCGTTTGTAATTTGTATGGGGGTAAGCGCTTTAGGAGCGTTTAGAGGATTATCGTTAGTACAAGTATTTATCTTTGGAGTAAGTTTTGCTATAGGAGCAATACCTGAAAGTTTGCCAGCAGTAGTAACAGCGGCTATGTCTGTTTCGGTTCAAAAGATGGCCTCAAAGAATGCGATTGTAAGGAAATTACAGGCGGTTGAGAGCCTGGGAGCTGCAGATATAATATGTTGTGATAAAACAGGAACTCTTACTGTGAATGAAATGACTGTTAAAGAAATTCATGTTGATAATAATATATATGAGGTTATAGGTTCGGGATATAAGCCTAAAGGAGATATAATACTTAAGTCTGGAGAAATAAATAAAAAAGAATCTTTAGATAAAATAATAACTGCGGGTGTACTCTGCAACAACTCTAACATATCTAACTGTGATGGAAAGTGGCAGGTTCATGGTGACCCAACAGAAGGCGCTTTATTAATAGCTGCATCTAAAAATAATATGGCAGTAGATGAGATAATTAATAAATATAAAAGAGTAGAAGAAATTCCATTTGATAGTTCAACTAGATACATGACAGTTTTAGTTGAAGACAAAGAAGAAAGAGAAGCTTATTGTAAAGGTTCAGTAAGTAAAGTATTAGATAAATGTACAAGAATTTATGAGAATGGTAGTGAAAGATTGATTACCAGCAATGATAAGGAAAATTTACAGCAGATTGCAGATGAAATGGGATCAAAAGCACTGAGAGTCTTAGCTTTTGCTTATAAGAAAATATTAAAAGACAGTAAAAATATAGATAATAATTTTGTATTTTTAGGATTAGTCGGTATGGAAGATCCGCCAAGGGAAGAAGTAAAAGAATGTATAAGAAAGTGCGAAGGAGCAGGTATAAAGGTAGTAATGATAACAGGAGATAATAAAAATACAGCCGCAGCTATAGGGAGAAAAATAGGACTTTTAACAGATGGGATAGTAATGTCAGGAACTGAATTAAATGATATGAGTGATGATGAATTAGCTTCTATAATTAATAAAATACAAGTTTTTGCAAGAACGTCACCTGAGCAGAAGTATAAAATAGTAAAAGCTTTTAAGAAAGCAGGAAAAGTAGTCGCGATGACAGGTGATGGTGTGAATGACGCACCAGCTATTAAAGAAGCAGATATAGGAATAGCTATGGGAAAAAACGGAAGTGATGTTGCTAGAGATACAGCAGATATAATTCTTACTGACGATAATTTTTCAACGATAGTAGCAGCTATTGAAGAGGGCAGAACAGTAAATATGAATATAAGAAATTCAATGAGATATTTGTTTACAGGATGTTTAGGGGAAATAATAGCTATATTATCTGCATCAGTGCTTGGTGGTATTCCAATGCTTCTATCCTTACAAATATTATGGATAGATGTTGTATCTGAATCTATATTGGGAGCAGCATTGACTTTTGAAAAGCCAGCTAAGGATATAATGGAAAATCCTCCAATATCAAACGATTATGAAATTATTGATAAGAAACTTAAGAAAAATATATTAAAGACAGGAGCTATAGTTGGTTTAGCAACATTTGGAGTATTTAAAGGGGCGTTATTGTTTGGAGCCAGTTTGCAAAAGGCGAGGACATTAGCTTTTACTAATTTGGTTATTTCACAGATGTTTACTGTGTACGATTGCAGAAATGATAAAAGTAGGAAAAATAAATATATGAATATTTCAACTATTGCATGTTTAATAATGCTTGGAGGAATATTATATATTCCTAATATGAGTTCATTTTTTTCCACAGTATCATTAAATATGAAAGATATACTACTTATTTCAGGAACTACGACATTATCAAAGATTTAA